The Plasmodium malariae genome assembly, chromosome: 3 genome window below encodes:
- the PmUG01_03016100 gene encoding conserved Plasmodium protein, unknown function has product MKELIGRSRHERKLDGIYNKQRDLLIHHHKNKKTSSSSDIYINLSKRKANESIPFPEIYEKKRKYDKTCLTGTRSDYKNEGEKNIYLGKLNKDEICSKVSENSNSITLYKGIYIILYKHIYSKNKFVKSVSIFINLCMNYMNNENKKIFFFSFNKILNVFHQNYLLYDDHEKKKNNNIYTFYNNNELHIKCIISFFDKIVNKIIDGRFIINYTTEENASPRGDGHSDKSSCTDIHKNGPTISEQKKNKSERSSSRDSNSRSNCNSNSNCNRSSSNKNSKSHWNEQACKDLVPNGRSGKDSPANTTTSLLGDKNEIKQKKISTIILTKEEKKFLKALKIKIYYLVILFKLNDNFIFNKLMSIYRQIFEDIQKDYVMFEEKGIINGVHSPIRLEDRSNEKTQLSNEENEAKEDKENIFNRKSVECQRNDTEKEMNKLKEESKEKEDEGMHYNDFLLLKDEWVLPNEYEIFKMKRTAFVKCLSNLFHFININWARTLVESLLQDVYLKKYIFDGCDEIIIENLQSLVKANMNKRKNKYEQSKVLSIGESLNPVVDARDEKIVSLHGTHVWSNKQMER; this is encoded by the coding sequence ATGAAGGAATTAATAGGGAGGTCAAGGCACGAAAGGAAGTTGGACGGCATTTACAATAAACAAAGAGACTTGTTAATACAtcatcataaaaataaaaaaacgaGTAGCAGtagtgatatatatataaatttaagcAAAAGAAAAGCAAATGAGTCTATACCTTTCCccgaaatatatgaaaagaaaagaaaatatgataaaacaTGTCTGACAGGTACACGAAGTGATTACAAAAATGAAGGGgagaagaatatatatttagggAAATTGAACAAAGACGAAATATGTAGTAAAGTTAGTGAAAATAGTAACAGTATTACTCTAtataaaggaatatatattatactatacaaacatatatattcaaaaaataaatttgttaaaagcgtaagtatttttataaatttatgtatgaattatatgaataacgaaaataaaaaaatttttttcttttcatttaataaaatattaaatgttttccatcaaaattatttattatatgatgatcatgaaaaaaaaaaaaataataatatttataccttttataataacaatgagttacatataaaatgcataatttcttttttcgataaaattgtaaataaaataatagatggtagatttattataaattatacaacTGAAGAAAATGCTTCCCCGAGAGGGGATGGCCACTCCGATAAGTCCTCGTGCACagatattcataaaaatgggCCTACTATTTCGGagcaaaagaaaaacaaatccGAGAGGAGTAGCAGTAGAGACAGCAATAGCAGAAGCAATtgtaacagtaacagtaactGTAACAGAAGCAGTAGTAACAAAAACAGTAAGTCTCACTGGAACGAACAGGCATGTAAGGACCTGGTTCCCAACGGACGTAGTGGTAAGGATAGTCCAGCTAATACTACGACTTCCCTACTTGGagacaaaaatgaaataaaacaaaaaaaaatttcaacaataatattaacgaaagaggaaaaaaagtttttaaaggcactgaaaattaaaatttactatttagttatattatttaagttaaatgataattttatttttaataaattgatGAGTATATATAGGCAAATTTTTGAGGATATACAAAAGGACTATGTCATGTTTGAGGAGAAGGGAATAATAAATGGTGTGCATTCTCCTATAAGATTAGAAGATAgatcaaatgaaaaaaccCAATTGAGCAATGAAGAGAATGAAGCAAAAGAAGACAaggaaaacatttttaacaGGAAAAGTGTAGAGTGTCAAAGGAATGATacagaaaaagaaatgaacaaattaaaGGAAGAGAGCAAAGAAAAGGAAGACGAAGGAATGCATTACAATGACTTCCTCCTTCTTAAGGATGAGTGGGTCTTACCAAATGAgtatgaaatttttaaaatgaaaagaacaGCATTTGTTAAGTGTCTTTCTAATTTGTTtcatttcattaatattaattggGCAAGAACTTTAGTTGAAAGCTTGCTGCAAGATGTGTATTTGAAAAAGTATATCTTCGACGGTTGTgatgaaataattattgaaaatttgCAATCATTAGTAAAAgctaatatgaataaaagaaaaaataagtatgAACAATCTAAAGTTTTGTCAATAGGGGAATCATTAAACCCCGTGGTTGATGCGCGCGATGAGAAAATTGTTTCATTGCATGGGACTCACGTTTGGTCGAACAAGCAGATGGAGCGCTAG
- the PmUG01_03016200 gene encoding V-type proton ATPase subunit B, putative: protein MSKGTINTKVEASRVNALAAVRDYRVCPRLEYKTISGVQGPLVIIEDVKFPKYSEIVTIHLSDNTERQGQILEVCGKKAVIQVFEGTSGIDNKNSYVEVSGDILKMPMSDEMLGRVFNGSGKPIDKGPNILADDYLDINGNPINPQCRVYPKEMIQTGISTIDVMNSIVRGQKIPLFSAAGLPHNEIGAQICRQASLVQGKDVLDHSDDNFAVVFGAMGVNMETARYFRQDFEENGKMERVCLFLNLANDPTIERILTPRIALTTAEYLAFEKEMHVFVILTDMSSYADALREVSSAREEVPGRRGYPGYMYSDLSTIYERAGRVEGRNGSITQFPILTMPNDDITHPIPDLTGYITEGQIFVDRNLYNRQIYPPINVLPSLSRLMKSGIGQNMTRIDHPYVSDQLYSNYAIAQDVKAMKAVIGEEALSNDDILYLEFLDKFEKRFITQNTYECRDIFQSLDIAWELLRIFPEDMLKKIKSDILSKYYPRHHAN, encoded by the exons atgagcaAAGGTACCATAAATACCAAAGTAGAGGCATCGCGTGTAAACGCGCTTGCCGCTGTGAGGGACTACAGAGTATGCCCAAGGCTTGAGTACAAAACCATTTCAG GTGTGCAGGGTCCTTTAGTAATTATAGAAGATGTAAAATTTCCAAAATATTCTGAAATTGTAACGATACATTTGAGTGATAACACAGAAAGGCAGGGGCAAATACTAGAAGTATGTGGAAAAAAAGCAGTTATTCAAGTTTTTGAAGGAACAAGTGGtatagataataaaaatagctaTGTGGAAGTAAGTggtgatatattaaaaatgccAATGAGTGATGAAATGCTTGGAAGAGTTTTTAATGGTAGTGGTAAACCAATTGATAAAGGTCCAAATATATTAGCTGATGATTATTTAGATATTAATGGAAATCCAATTAATCCTCAATGTCGAGTGTATCCAAAAGAAATGATTCAAACAGGGATTTCAACAATTGATGTTATGAACAGTATAGTAAGGGGTCAGAAAATCCCCTTATTTAGTGCAGCTGGTTTACCACATAATGAAATAGGAGCACAAATATGTAGACAGGCATCATTAGTCCAAGGAAAAGATGTATTAGATCATTCGGATGATAATTTTGCTGTAGTTTTTGGTGCAATGGGTGTTAATATGGAAACTGCAAGATATTTTAGGCAAGATTTTGaagaaaatggaaaaatggaaagagtatgtttatttttaaatttagcaAATGACCCAACTATAGAAAGAATTTTAACTCCAAGAATAGCATTAACAACAGCTGAATATTTAGcttttgaaaaagaaatgcatgtttttgtaattttaacAGATATGTCATCATATGCTGATGCGTTAAGAGAAGTTTCATCTGCAAGGGAGGAAGTACCAGGTAGAAGAGGATATCCAGGTTATATGTATAGTGATTTATCAACAATTTACGAACGAGCAGGTAGAGTAGAAGGAAGAAATGGTAGTATAACCCAATTTCCTATTCTTACAATGCCAAATGATGATATTACACATCCCATACCAGATTTAACAGGGTACATAACAGAAGGACAAATATTTGTTGatagaaatttatataataggCAAATTTATCCACCTATTAATGTATTACCATCTTTATCGCGACTAATGAAAAGTGGTATTGGTCAGAACATGACAAGAATAGATCATCCTTATGTGTCTGACCAGTTATATAGTAATTACGCGATAGCTCAAGATGTTAAAGCAATGAAAGCGGTTATTGGTGAAGAAGCACTATCAAATGATGATATATTATACCTGGAATTTTTagataaatttgaaaaaagatttattaCACAAAATACATATGAGTGTAGAGATATTTTTCAGTCTTTAGATATTGCTTGGgaattattaagaatattCCCAGAAGATatgttgaaaaaaattaagtccGATATTTTGTCGAAATATTACCCACGTCATCACGCGAATTGA
- the PmUG01_03016300 gene encoding sexual stage antigen s16, putative yields MNFKRFISSIFIIFILYTVVDIIVEASDTTDKTKQTTGKVPITTMGSSNENNAIKKDADTTTPMDTEKALSEIKNISETLNKKTSSNTGIIISTALINMVLLVLLSAFIGYTTKKIGISEDFPSEVDDKDVGKPTKA; encoded by the coding sequence ATGAATTTCAAAAGATTTATATCCtccatatttataattttcattttatacaCTGTAGTCGATATAATTGTAGAAGCATCAGATACAACTGATAAGACCAAACAAACTACAGGGAAAGTACCTATTACCACTATGGGAAGTAGCAATGAAAACAATGCTATTAAGAAAGATGCAGACACAACAACACCTATGGACACTGAAAAAGCTTTaagtgaaattaaaaatatatcagagaccttaaataaaaaaacatcaTCTAACACAGGTATAATTATCAGCACCGCATTAATTAACATGGTCCTGTTAGTTTTATTGTCTGCATTTATTGGTtatacaacaaaaaaaataggtaTTAGTGAGGATTTTCCAAGCGAAGTAGATGATAAAGATGTGGGTAAACCAACAAAAGCTTAA